GGTCGCGCTGGAAAAGCACGGCGATCTGCTGCCTGAGTCCACCCTGGCCTCGATCACCAAGAACAAGGTGGCGCTGAAGAGCCCGCTGACCACGCCGGTCGGTGAGGGTTTCAGCTCGATCAACGTCGCCATGCGTCGCAAGTTCGACCTGTACGCCAACGTGCGTCCGGCCAAGTCGTTCCCCAACACCAAGTCGCGTTTCGCCGATGGCGTGGACCTGATCACGGTGCGTGAGAACACCGAAGGCGCCTACCTGAGCGAAGGCCAGGAAGTCTCGGCCGACGGCGAAGTGGCCGTTTCCGGCGCCCGCGTCACCCGCAAGGGCTCCGAGCGCATCGTGCGCTACGCCTTCGACCTGGCGCGCGCCACCGGCCGCAAGAAGGTCACCGCGGTGCACAAGGCCAACATCATCAAGTCGACCTCGGGCCTGTTCCTGAAAGTCGCCCGCGATGTCGCCACGCAGTACCCGGAAATCGAATTCCAGGAAATGATCGTCGACAACACCTGCATGCAGCTGGTGATGCGTCCGGAGCAGTTCGACATCATCGTGACCACCAACCTGTTCGGCGACATCATCTCCGACCTGTGTGCCGGTCTGGTCGGCGGCCTGGGCCTGGCTCCGGGCGCCAACATCGGTGTGGACGCGGCGATCTTCGAGGCCGTGCACGGCTCGGCGCCGGATATCGCAGGGCAGGGCAAGGCCAACCCGTGCGCGCTGCTGCTGGGCGCGGCACAGATGCTGGACCACATCGGCCAGCCGCAGAACGCCGAACGCCTGCGCGAAGCGATCGTCGCCACGCTGGAAGCCAAGGACTCGCTGACCCCCGACCTGGGTGGCACCGGCAACACCATGGGCTTTGCCAAGGCCATCGCCAGCCGCCTCTGAGCGCGCGGGTAGATCGCACAAAAAGAAAGGGCGCCGACGGCGCCCTTTCTTTTTGGAAGTGGGTTGCTTGAAGCCAGTGTCAAGCCATCAGACCAAGGGATCGCTGTTGCGATTCCCCAATCCCGATTCCCGATTCCCGCCTCAGTTGCGCGACTGCAATTTCGACAGCAGGCGCAGGAACTCGATGTACAGCCACACCAGCGTCACCATCAGGCCGAACGCGCCGTACCACTCCATGTGCTTGGGCGCACCGTGCTCCACGCCGCTTTCGATGAAGTCGAAGTCCAGCACCAGGTTCAGTGCCGCCACCACCACCACGAACAGGCTGAAGCCGATACCGATCAGGCCCGAGTCGTGGATGAAAGGGATACGCACGCCGAACAGGCCCAGCACGATCGTCGCCAGGTACACCAGCGCGATACCGCCGGTCGCCGCGACCACGCCCAGCTTGAAGTTCTCGGTGGCCTTGATCAAGCCGCTGCGATAGGCGAATAGCAGCGCAAACATGGTGCCGAAGGTCAGCAGCACGGCCTGGAACACGATGCCGTTGAAGCGTGCCTCGTACACGGCGGAAATCGAACCGAGGAAGAAGCCTTCCACCAGCGCATACAGCGCCGCGGTGACCGGTGCCCAGGTCGGCTTGAACGAGGTCGCCAGTGCGAACACCAGCCCGCCGATGGCACCGGCGATCATGTACAGCTTGGCGGCCGGCAGCGGCATGCCGTCGGCGCCCACCGACTGCGACCACGCAAACGCTGCGGTCACCACCGCCATCAGCAACAACAGGCCGGTCTTGTTGACGGTGCCGTTGAGGGTCATTGCCTGACCGTCGCGAGTGACCACCGAGCCGGAGCCGAGGTCGAGGAACGTGGATTCCCGAAGGGCAGGGTTGCCGCTACGCATGATGT
The nucleotide sequence above comes from Xanthomonas campestris pv. campestris str. ATCC 33913. Encoded proteins:
- a CDS encoding isocitrate dehydrogenase codes for the protein MTQTITVIRGDGIGPEIMDATLFVLDALQAGLTYEYADAGLVALEKHGDLLPESTLASITKNKVALKSPLTTPVGEGFSSINVAMRRKFDLYANVRPAKSFPNTKSRFADGVDLITVRENTEGAYLSEGQEVSADGEVAVSGARVTRKGSERIVRYAFDLARATGRKKVTAVHKANIIKSTSGLFLKVARDVATQYPEIEFQEMIVDNTCMQLVMRPEQFDIIVTTNLFGDIISDLCAGLVGGLGLAPGANIGVDAAIFEAVHGSAPDIAGQGKANPCALLLGAAQMLDHIGQPQNAERLREAIVATLEAKDSLTPDLGGTGNTMGFAKAIASRL
- a CDS encoding Bax inhibitor-1/YccA family protein, whose translation is MRSGNPALRESTFLDLGSGSVVTRDGQAMTLNGTVNKTGLLLLMAVVTAAFAWSQSVGADGMPLPAAKLYMIAGAIGGLVFALATSFKPTWAPVTAALYALVEGFFLGSISAVYEARFNGIVFQAVLLTFGTMFALLFAYRSGLIKATENFKLGVVAATGGIALVYLATIVLGLFGVRIPFIHDSGLIGIGFSLFVVVVAALNLVLDFDFIESGVEHGAPKHMEWYGAFGLMVTLVWLYIEFLRLLSKLQSRN